A DNA window from Campylobacter anatolicus contains the following coding sequences:
- the ispG gene encoding flavodoxin-dependent (E)-4-hydroxy-3-methylbut-2-enyl-diphosphate synthase gives MQRYPTKQIKIRNVKIGGDAPISVQSMTFSKTKDVAGTLKQINRLYFAGCDIVRCAVLDKDDAVALKEIVALSPLPIVADIHFNYRLALIASEYVDAIRINPGNIGSKERIKAVVDACKQRDLPIRIGINSGSLEEQFENRYGRSVKAMVESAMYNINLLEDFGFTDIKISLKSSDVERTMAAYRALRPKVEYPFHLGVTEAGTTFHATIKSAIALGGLLLEGIGDTMRVSITGELEEEIKVAKAILKDSGRQREGLNIISCPTCGRLQSDLMRAIKLVEEKTRHIKEPLNVSVMGCVVNAIGEAKGADVAIAFGKGNGLIIRRGEVVAKLPESELVDRFLSEIDDEIKSRG, from the coding sequence GTGCAAAGATACCCAACAAAACAGATAAAAATTCGTAATGTAAAGATCGGTGGGGACGCACCTATAAGCGTTCAGTCTATGACTTTTTCAAAGACAAAGGATGTAGCTGGTACATTAAAACAGATAAACCGCTTATACTTTGCAGGATGTGATATCGTAAGGTGTGCAGTGCTTGATAAAGACGATGCAGTAGCACTTAAAGAGATAGTAGCTCTTAGCCCACTACCTATCGTAGCTGACATACACTTTAACTACCGCTTGGCTTTAATAGCGAGCGAATATGTGGATGCCATTCGTATAAATCCAGGCAATATCGGCTCAAAAGAGCGGATAAAAGCAGTCGTTGATGCTTGCAAACAACGAGATCTACCGATACGAATAGGCATAAATTCAGGCTCATTAGAAGAGCAGTTTGAGAATAGATATGGTAGAAGTGTTAAAGCTATGGTAGAGAGTGCGATGTATAATATAAATTTGCTTGAAGACTTTGGCTTTACTGATATAAAAATATCACTAAAATCAAGTGATGTGGAGCGAACTATGGCGGCGTATCGTGCCCTTCGCCCAAAAGTGGAGTATCCATTTCATCTTGGAGTTACCGAGGCTGGGACGACATTTCACGCGACTATTAAATCAGCTATCGCACTTGGCGGGCTACTACTTGAGGGTATCGGCGATACTATGAGAGTAAGCATAACAGGCGAGCTTGAAGAGGAGATAAAAGTCGCAAAGGCGATACTTAAAGATAGTGGTCGCCAACGTGAAGGACTAAATATCATCTCTTGCCCTACTTGTGGGCGTTTGCAAAGCGATCTAATGCGTGCGATAAAGCTAGTTGAAGAAAAAACCAGACACATAAAAGAGCCACTAAATGTGAGCGTTATGGGGTGTGTGGTAAATGCTATCGGTGAAGCAAAGGGTGCGGATGTGGCGATCGCGTTTGGCAAGGGTAATGGGCTTATCATAAGACGTGGCGAAGTAGTCGCTAAGCTACCTGAAAGTGAGTTAGTGGATAGGTTTTTGTCGGAGATAGATGATGAGATAAAGTCACGTGGGTAA